Proteins from a single region of Thiomicrorhabdus sp. Kp2:
- the trpA gene encoding tryptophan synthase subunit alpha, producing MSRIQKTLADLKANGKTALIPYITAGDPEPNATIDLMHLLVEKGANIIELGVPFSDPMADGPVIQKAVERALKHNVSLDDVLEFVRVFREKDEKTPVVLMGYLNPIEAEGYESFANAASSVGVDAVLTVDMPPEESMGYKEALESKGLDRVFLVSPTTPESRLQAVNEKGSGFVYYVSLKGVTGSKELDVVDVAKQLERLKTQITHPIGIGFGIKDGQTAYEMAKLGDAVIVGSSLVTLIEANESKGLYDIHLAIGEKMTEFRDAIDRADENK from the coding sequence ATGAGTAGAATACAAAAAACGCTAGCAGACTTAAAAGCAAACGGTAAAACCGCTTTAATTCCTTATATCACAGCGGGTGATCCAGAACCCAATGCCACGATAGATTTAATGCATCTTTTAGTAGAAAAGGGTGCCAATATCATCGAATTAGGCGTGCCTTTCTCAGACCCAATGGCTGATGGTCCAGTCATTCAAAAGGCGGTAGAGCGTGCTTTAAAACACAATGTGAGTTTGGACGATGTTTTAGAGTTTGTACGCGTCTTCCGTGAAAAAGATGAAAAAACTCCTGTTGTCTTAATGGGATATTTAAACCCAATAGAAGCAGAAGGTTATGAATCTTTTGCTAATGCGGCCAGTTCAGTTGGTGTTGATGCGGTATTAACCGTGGATATGCCTCCTGAAGAGTCAATGGGGTATAAAGAAGCGCTTGAATCTAAAGGTTTAGATCGCGTTTTCTTAGTTTCGCCTACTACTCCTGAAAGTCGTTTACAAGCGGTTAATGAAAAAGGAAGTGGGTTTGTTTATTATGTCTCTCTAAAAGGCGTAACAGGCTCAAAAGAGTTGGATGTTGTCGATGTAGCGAAACAACTTGAACGATTAAAAACACAAATCACTCATCCAATAGGCATCGGTTTTGGCATTAAAGATGGTCAAACGGCTTATGAAATGGCTAAATTGGGCGATGCTGTAATTGTAGGTTCTTCTTTAGTGACTTTAATTGAGGCAAATGAGTCTAAAGGACTTTATGATATTCATTTAGCTATTGGCGAAAAGATGACTGAATTCCGTGATGCGATAGATCGCGCTGACGAAAATAAATAA
- the accD gene encoding acetyl-CoA carboxylase, carboxyltransferase subunit beta translates to MNWFEKILPSIKQVTERKKSVPEGLWTKCPKCESTLYRSEVTRNQEVCPKCDHHMRLGGRQRLETFLDEGSFVETAVNVSPVDALKFRDLKKYKDRIAAAQKATGEKDSFITGSGTINDLPVMVGAFEFKFMGGSMGSVVGEKFVRAVNEAIEHKTPFIVFSASGGARMQEALFSLMQMAKTSAALGRLRAQGLPFISVLTDPTMGGVSASFAMLGDLNVAEPKALIGFAGPRVIEQTVREKLPEGFQRSEFLLEHGAIDRIIHRHELRNELADICKMLQNKPA, encoded by the coding sequence ATGAACTGGTTTGAGAAAATTTTACCAAGTATTAAACAAGTAACAGAGCGTAAAAAATCTGTTCCAGAAGGGCTTTGGACAAAATGTCCTAAGTGTGAAAGTACTTTGTACCGCTCTGAAGTAACACGCAACCAGGAAGTTTGCCCTAAGTGTGATCATCATATGCGTTTAGGTGGTCGTCAACGTTTAGAGACTTTTTTAGATGAAGGCAGTTTTGTTGAAACGGCAGTGAATGTTTCTCCCGTAGATGCTTTGAAATTTAGAGACTTAAAAAAATACAAAGACCGTATTGCGGCAGCACAAAAAGCAACAGGTGAAAAAGACTCTTTTATTACTGGTTCGGGAACCATAAATGACCTACCTGTTATGGTTGGTGCGTTTGAGTTTAAATTTATGGGCGGCTCAATGGGTTCTGTTGTTGGTGAGAAGTTTGTTCGTGCTGTCAATGAGGCGATTGAACATAAAACGCCGTTCATTGTATTTTCAGCCAGTGGTGGGGCGCGTATGCAAGAAGCGTTATTCTCGTTAATGCAAATGGCAAAAACCAGTGCTGCTTTAGGGCGTTTAAGAGCGCAAGGGTTACCGTTTATTTCTGTTTTAACTGATCCTACTATGGGTGGGGTTTCAGCGAGTTTTGCGATGCTTGGTGATTTGAATGTAGCGGAACCTAAAGCCTTAATTGGTTTTGCAGGTCCACGCGTTATAGAACAAACTGTTCGCGAGAAACTACCTGAAGGCTTTCAGCGAAGTGAGTTCTTATTAGAGCATGGCGCAATTGATCGAATTATTCATCGCCATGAACTCAGAAATGAGCTTGCTGATATTTGCAAGATGTTACAAAACAAGCCGGCCTAA
- a CDS encoding O-succinylhomoserine sulfhydrylase produces MNEFDIETLAIRTGYQQTAEQENSEAIFPTSSFRYKSAAQAAARFSGEEKGNVYSRFTNPTVRAFENRLAAMEGGEACVGTASGMSAILSTFMGLLKSGDHIVSSQSIFGTTKVLFTKYLAKFGVEVSFVSQTELAEWKVAVQPNTKALFLETPSNPLTEVADLGALSVLAKKNDCLLIVDNCFCTPVLQKPLEQGADIVIHSATKFIDGQGRGIGGAVVGSEDLIEEHVRGFMRTAGPTMSPFNAWVFLKGLETLPVRMKAHCENAEQLAIWLAEHPAVEQVYYPGLESHPQFALANKQQKAGGGLVSFKVKGSQAEAWKVIDSTEMLSITANLGDVKTSITHPATTTHSRIEPEARLKAGITDNLIRISVGLESIEDIKKDLQKGLLHLV; encoded by the coding sequence ATGAATGAATTTGATATTGAAACCTTAGCGATCAGAACAGGTTATCAGCAGACCGCTGAACAGGAGAATAGTGAGGCTATTTTCCCGACTTCTAGCTTTCGTTATAAATCGGCAGCGCAAGCTGCTGCGAGGTTTAGTGGTGAAGAGAAGGGAAATGTTTACTCTCGTTTTACTAATCCAACCGTAAGAGCTTTTGAAAACCGTTTGGCAGCTATGGAAGGCGGTGAGGCTTGTGTTGGTACAGCATCTGGTATGTCTGCTATCTTATCGACTTTTATGGGATTGCTAAAATCTGGCGACCATATCGTTTCATCTCAAAGTATTTTTGGTACAACCAAAGTGCTATTCACAAAATATTTAGCTAAGTTTGGGGTTGAGGTAAGTTTTGTATCTCAAACAGAGCTAGCAGAATGGAAGGTCGCTGTTCAGCCTAATACCAAAGCTCTGTTTTTAGAAACACCTTCAAATCCATTAACGGAAGTAGCGGATTTAGGCGCATTAAGCGTGCTGGCTAAGAAAAATGATTGTTTGTTGATTGTGGATAATTGCTTCTGCACACCTGTACTACAAAAACCGCTAGAGCAGGGTGCAGATATTGTCATTCACTCCGCCACCAAGTTTATTGATGGACAAGGTCGTGGTATTGGCGGGGCTGTGGTTGGGAGTGAAGATTTAATTGAAGAGCATGTCCGTGGTTTTATGCGTACCGCTGGTCCAACGATGAGTCCTTTCAATGCTTGGGTATTTTTAAAAGGGTTGGAAACTCTACCAGTAAGAATGAAAGCGCATTGCGAAAATGCTGAACAGTTGGCAATTTGGCTAGCAGAACATCCAGCCGTCGAACAAGTTTATTATCCAGGATTAGAGTCGCATCCACAATTTGCGCTAGCAAACAAACAGCAAAAGGCGGGTGGAGGCCTGGTCAGTTTTAAAGTTAAGGGTTCACAGGCTGAGGCTTGGAAGGTAATTGATAGTACTGAAATGTTGTCAATAACTGCTAATTTAGGTGATGTAAAAACCAGTATTACACATCCAGCCACTACAACACATAGTCGAATTGAACCAGAAGCAAGATTAAAAGCAGGGATTACCGATAATCTAATCCGTATCTCGGTTGGGTTGGAGTCGATTGAGGATATAAAGAAAGATTTGCAAAAAGGATTGTTGCACTTAGTTTGA
- a CDS encoding folylpolyglutamate synthase/dihydrofolate synthase family protein, protein MITPNNQSTLSQWIDWLLHLHADEIDLGLERIRLVANQMQVTRPAPFVITVAGTNGKGSSVAMLSAILIEAGYRIGTYTSPHILAFNERIQINGKPVNDQLIIEAFDSIENQRKTTKLTYFEFSTLSALSIFKQSELDVVVLEVGLGGRLDAVNIVDADASLITAIDVDHIDWLGDDRNLIALEKAGVMRKEQISVCSDSNPPASLLDFAEHLQVDFSVLGKDFIYTSAPINNQAWLFQSLRGEPESITIAKPSLQGAFQLQNASGVVALILKIKSKLPVKVEAINQGLLKVKHPGRLERLQLNHQAWLIDVAHNPQSAEVLAEYLATQDLCSSDRVAVFSALRDKDMLPMVKVIAPWVKKWVIADLAIPRSTDVGALKQTLLNAGVDKDDVYEYESINVAVQAVKELKNKHVLVWGSFFTVAQALTSINSQ, encoded by the coding sequence ATGATAACGCCAAATAACCAGTCAACACTCTCTCAGTGGATAGACTGGTTACTGCATCTTCATGCAGATGAAATTGATTTAGGGCTAGAGCGTATACGTTTAGTGGCTAATCAGATGCAAGTTACCAGGCCTGCTCCTTTTGTGATTACCGTTGCGGGTACAAATGGCAAGGGTTCAAGTGTGGCGATGTTGTCTGCCATCTTAATAGAAGCGGGTTATCGGATTGGTACCTATACTTCCCCACATATATTAGCGTTCAATGAACGCATCCAAATCAATGGTAAACCAGTTAATGACCAGTTAATTATTGAGGCATTTGATTCAATTGAGAATCAGCGAAAAACGACTAAGTTAACTTATTTTGAATTTTCGACTCTTTCGGCATTAAGTATCTTTAAGCAATCTGAATTAGATGTCGTTGTATTAGAAGTGGGACTAGGTGGGCGTTTAGATGCAGTTAATATTGTGGATGCGGATGCGAGCTTAATTACGGCTATTGATGTCGATCATATTGATTGGTTAGGGGATGATAGAAATCTGATTGCGTTAGAGAAAGCGGGGGTGATGCGCAAAGAGCAAATCTCCGTTTGTTCTGATTCAAATCCTCCCGCGAGCTTATTAGACTTTGCGGAGCATTTGCAAGTTGATTTCTCGGTTCTCGGTAAGGATTTTATTTACACGTCAGCGCCAATAAACAACCAGGCCTGGTTGTTTCAAAGCCTGCGAGGAGAGCCAGAGTCCATAACAATAGCCAAGCCTTCATTACAAGGAGCGTTTCAGCTTCAGAATGCATCAGGGGTTGTTGCTTTAATTTTAAAGATTAAATCAAAACTTCCTGTTAAGGTTGAGGCCATTAATCAGGGGTTGCTTAAGGTTAAGCATCCAGGCCGATTAGAACGCTTGCAATTGAATCACCAGGCCTGGTTAATTGATGTGGCCCATAATCCTCAATCGGCAGAGGTGCTTGCTGAATACTTAGCTACCCAAGATCTGTGTTCTTCTGATCGGGTTGCTGTATTTTCAGCTTTACGTGATAAAGATATGTTACCAATGGTTAAAGTGATTGCGCCTTGGGTAAAGAAGTGGGTTATTGCGGACTTGGCGATCCCTAGATCAACTGATGTGGGAGCCTTGAAACAAACTTTGTTGAACGCTGGTGTGGATAAAGATGATGTTTACGAGTATGAGTCGATTAATGTAGCGGTTCAAGCTGTTAAAGAATTGAAAAATAAACATGTACTCGTTTGGGGGTCTTTTTTTACGGTAGCCCAAGCCTTAACATCAATTAATAGCCAGTGA
- the purF gene encoding amidophosphoribosyltransferase, with protein MCGIIGIVSGSGSNVNQEIYDSLTILQHRGQDAAGIVTCKGGRFYQRKDNGMVKDVFRTRHMRDLHGNMGIGHVRYPTAGSSSSAEAQPFYVNSPYGIAMGHNGNLTNADEVAEEIYRTDLRHLNTNSDSEVLLNVFAHELMQHKKLFIDQEDVFNAVRGVHKRVKGGYAAVGIISTIGVVGFRDPFALRPIVVGKRVTDNGTDYMIASESVALGGLGFTLEKDLAPGEAVVITEQGDIYYQQCAENPQYSPCIFEYVYFARPDSMMDDISVYKSRLRMGEKLAEKILREWPDHDIDVVMPIPDTSRTSALELASTLDIPYREGLMKNRYIGRTFIMPGQQLRKKSVRQKLNPIDLEFEGKNVLLVDDSIVRGTTSGQIVEMAREAGAKKVYFASAAPAVRYPYVYGIDMPSASELVANGRTTEEIAEFIGADKLIYQDLEDLIDAVAVGNENIPKFDTSCFSGEYITGDITPEYLASLDTSRNDTAQSTKQAPGQETVGLYNGN; from the coding sequence ATGTGCGGTATTATTGGAATTGTATCGGGTTCTGGAAGTAATGTTAATCAGGAGATTTATGATTCTCTGACTATTTTGCAACATCGTGGCCAGGATGCCGCTGGTATTGTTACTTGTAAAGGTGGGCGTTTTTACCAGCGTAAAGATAACGGTATGGTTAAAGATGTTTTCCGAACCAGACACATGCGTGATCTGCACGGTAATATGGGTATTGGGCATGTTCGTTATCCAACGGCGGGCTCATCTTCAAGTGCGGAAGCTCAGCCATTTTATGTAAACTCACCATACGGTATCGCAATGGGCCATAACGGTAACCTTACTAATGCGGATGAAGTTGCTGAAGAAATTTACCGTACAGACCTTCGTCACCTGAATACAAACTCTGATTCTGAGGTATTACTAAACGTTTTTGCCCATGAGTTAATGCAACATAAAAAGTTATTCATTGATCAAGAAGATGTCTTTAATGCGGTTCGTGGTGTACATAAACGTGTTAAAGGTGGTTATGCAGCAGTAGGAATTATCTCTACGATTGGTGTTGTGGGTTTTCGTGATCCTTTTGCATTACGTCCTATTGTGGTTGGTAAGCGTGTTACCGACAACGGCACCGATTACATGATTGCTTCAGAATCGGTTGCGTTAGGTGGTTTAGGCTTTACCTTAGAAAAAGATTTAGCACCAGGTGAAGCGGTTGTTATTACAGAACAAGGTGATATTTACTACCAGCAGTGTGCTGAAAACCCTCAATACTCACCGTGTATTTTTGAATATGTTTATTTTGCACGTCCAGACTCTATGATGGATGATATTTCTGTTTATAAATCTCGCCTAAGAATGGGTGAGAAATTGGCTGAAAAAATCCTACGTGAATGGCCAGACCATGATATTGATGTGGTCATGCCTATTCCAGATACCAGTCGTACTTCGGCATTAGAGTTGGCTTCAACACTCGATATCCCATATAGAGAAGGTTTAATGAAAAACCGTTATATTGGGCGCACTTTTATTATGCCTGGTCAGCAGTTACGTAAAAAATCAGTACGTCAAAAACTAAACCCAATTGATTTAGAGTTTGAAGGGAAAAATGTCTTGTTGGTCGATGACTCTATTGTGCGTGGAACAACATCGGGGCAAATCGTAGAGATGGCTCGAGAAGCAGGAGCAAAAAAAGTGTATTTTGCTTCAGCCGCACCAGCCGTACGATACCCTTATGTTTACGGTATTGATATGCCGTCAGCTTCTGAGCTGGTTGCTAATGGTAGAACAACCGAAGAGATTGCGGAGTTTATCGGCGCAGATAAATTAATCTACCAGGACTTAGAAGATTTAATTGATGCCGTTGCTGTAGGGAATGAAAACATTCCTAAATTTGATACCTCTTGTTTCAGTGGCGAATATATTACGGGTGATATAACACCAGAATATTTAGCGTCTTTGGATACGAGCCGAAATGATACAGCGCAGTCAACAAAGCAAGCGCCAGGGCAGGAAACTGTTGGCTTGTATAATGGTAATTAA
- a CDS encoding SPOR domain-containing protein — MDLISKYRLIGASIWLGLLVLIVPQWYSHPVNFVPEGTTVVEDKSTLPIVEHAYRLPENSDKPLTNGQQSHAQIQQEQVSRNIEQPTPKNVVATTKLQKLINKSDEIDSNEKYKGQWIVRLLAFKEIHEANDLLGQLDTEYDVYIKFYEKTKVYSVRTGPYLSKAKADKDKAKLDKMLHTNGEVVQLP; from the coding sequence ATGGATTTAATCAGTAAATATCGATTAATTGGCGCATCAATTTGGCTGGGGTTATTGGTTTTGATTGTACCTCAATGGTATAGCCACCCAGTTAATTTTGTTCCCGAAGGCACTACAGTCGTTGAAGATAAAAGTACACTACCTATTGTTGAGCATGCCTATCGTTTACCAGAAAATTCTGATAAACCACTTACCAATGGCCAGCAATCACATGCACAAATACAACAAGAGCAAGTCAGCAGAAATATAGAACAACCAACCCCAAAAAACGTGGTTGCAACAACCAAACTTCAGAAGTTAATTAATAAATCAGATGAAATCGATTCTAATGAAAAGTACAAAGGGCAGTGGATTGTTAGGCTTTTGGCTTTTAAAGAGATTCATGAAGCGAATGATTTGTTGGGTCAGTTAGATACTGAGTATGATGTTTATATTAAATTTTATGAAAAGACTAAAGTCTATTCTGTAAGAACGGGTCCTTATCTTTCTAAGGCTAAAGCTGACAAAGATAAGGCGAAATTAGATAAAATGTTGCATACCAATGGTGAGGTTGTGCAATTACCTTAA